Proteins encoded in a region of the Gloeocapsa sp. PCC 73106 genome:
- a CDS encoding NAD(P)H dehydrogenase subunit NdhS: MILPGINVRVTNPEDTYYRFEGLVQRVSDGKVAVLFEGGNWDKLVTFQLWELEVV; this comes from the coding sequence ATGATTTTACCAGGGATAAACGTACGCGTAACCAATCCCGAGGATACCTATTATCGTTTTGAAGGGTTAGTACAGCGTGTTAGTGATGGTAAGGTGGCGGTCTTATTCGAAGGTGGTAACTGGGATAAGTTGGTAACTTTTCAACTTTGGGAATTAGAAGTGGTCTAG
- a CDS encoding Mrp/NBP35 family ATP-binding protein — protein MVDTQSVLEVLKPVQDPELHKSLVELNMIRNIQIKGDHVSFTLVLTTPACPLREFIVEDCQKAVMGLPGVSKVDVKVTAETPQQKSLPNQQSIPGVNNILAISSGKGGVGKSTVAVNVAVALAHLGAKVGLLDADIYGPNTPTMLGLSQAKVVVRQGPQGEVIDPAFNHGVKMVSMGFLIDPDQPVIWRGPMLNGIIRQFLYQVQWGELDYLIVDMPPGTGDAQLTMAQAVPMAGVVIVTTPQTVSLIDARRGLKMFEQLGVHVLGIVENMSYFIPPDLPDRQYDIFGSGGGSKTAQELKVPLLGCIPLEIPLREGGDLGIPIVLKQPESASAQALIAIAKAIAARVSLAAYA, from the coding sequence ATGGTGGATACCCAATCCGTTTTAGAGGTCTTAAAACCAGTCCAAGATCCAGAATTGCATAAGAGTCTGGTGGAATTGAATATGATTCGCAATATTCAAATCAAGGGCGATCACGTCAGCTTTACCCTAGTTTTGACCACTCCCGCTTGTCCTTTGCGAGAATTTATCGTCGAAGACTGTCAAAAAGCAGTGATGGGTTTACCCGGAGTCAGCAAAGTTGATGTAAAAGTCACCGCCGAAACCCCTCAACAAAAATCATTACCCAATCAACAATCGATACCGGGAGTAAACAATATACTAGCTATCTCCAGTGGTAAAGGTGGTGTAGGTAAAAGTACAGTAGCGGTTAATGTAGCTGTGGCTTTAGCTCATTTGGGAGCCAAAGTAGGATTACTCGACGCGGATATCTATGGTCCTAATACCCCCACCATGCTAGGCTTATCCCAAGCTAAAGTAGTGGTGAGACAAGGACCCCAAGGAGAAGTAATCGACCCGGCTTTTAACCACGGTGTCAAAATGGTGTCTATGGGTTTTTTGATCGATCCAGATCAACCGGTAATTTGGCGTGGTCCCATGCTTAATGGTATTATTCGTCAGTTTCTCTATCAAGTACAATGGGGAGAACTAGATTATTTGATCGTGGATATGCCCCCAGGTACAGGAGATGCTCAATTAACCATGGCGCAAGCGGTCCCCATGGCGGGAGTGGTAATTGTCACTACTCCTCAAACGGTATCTCTAATCGACGCTCGTCGCGGTTTAAAAATGTTTGAGCAATTGGGGGTACATGTTCTGGGTATTGTGGAAAATATGAGCTATTTTATTCCCCCAGACTTACCCGATCGCCAGTATGATATATTTGGTTCTGGTGGCGGCTCGAAAACCGCTCAAGAGTTGAAAGTACCTTTACTCGGTTGCATCCCCTTGGAAATACCCCTACGAGAAGGGGGAGACTTGGGTATACCTATTGTACTCAAACAACCAGAGTCGGCTTCAGCTCAAGCCCTGATCGCTATAGCTAAGGCGATCGCCGCTAGGGTTTCTCTCGCAGCTTATGCTTAA